Proteins encoded together in one Phyllostomus discolor isolate MPI-MPIP mPhyDis1 chromosome 6, mPhyDis1.pri.v3, whole genome shotgun sequence window:
- the LOC114489983 gene encoding actin-like — translation MKVPLVGDFGSGFSKVGFSGMGMPLAVFPTILGKLKNDGLLVGLDEEDWFLGDEVQSRLVELNLLRPVCRARVTNWDHMEKIWHYSFYRVLCAAPEQHPLLLTEPPSAAPSTKEKVSQILFETFNVPALYLANQGVLSLYASGLTWGTAIESGEGMTHFVPISEGCPLHQSTMKMEVAGQDITLYLMQLLSAKGNSLISTGDRECIRHLKEKHCYVAMDFDKERTEAPSPPPTEKCLLPDGREITLGQERFSAPEVLFHTDLIGRHSLGAHMIAFRCVSSCDPALWKILFDNIVLSGGTGSCVGLRSRMQRELCALVSPTIAVEVSTCPFSKYGAWVGGSMLCSLSTFKDMWVTSKEYQDLGSSVVCRRSF, via the exons ATGAAGGTGCCCCTCGTCGGCGACTTCGGCTCCGGCTTCAGCAAGGTGGGCTTCTCGGGGATGGGGATGCCCCTGGCTGTGTTCCCGACCATCCTCGGGAAACTTAAGAACGAC GGCCTGCTGGTGGGCCTGGACGAGGAGGACTGGTTCCTGGGGGACGAGGTACAGAGCCGACTGGTGGAGCTCAACCTGCTGCGCCCCGTCTGCCGGGCCAGAGTCACCAACTGGGACCACATGGAGAAG aTCTGGCATTACTCCTTCTACCGGGTGCTGTGCGCCGCGCCGGAGCAGCACCCTCTGCTGCTCACCGAACCGCCCTCCGCCGCCCCGTCCACCAAAGAGAAAGTGTCGCAG ATCCTGTTCGAGACCTTCAATGTGCCTGCCCTGTATCTAGCCAACCAAGGAGTCCTTTCTCTCTACGCCTCCGGCCTCACCTGGG GGACAGCCATCGAGTCCGGAGAAGGGATGACGCACTTCGTGCCCATCAGTGAAGGCTGCCCTCTGCACCAGTCCACCATGAAGATGGAGGTGGCCGGCCAAGACATAACCCTGTACCTGATGCAGCTACTGTCGGCCAAGGGGAACTCCTTGATAAGCACAG GGGACCGGGAGTGCATCCGGCACCTGAAGGAGAAGCACTGCTACGTGGCCATGGACTTTGACAAGGAGAGAACGGAAGCCCCCTCGCCTCCCCCCACAGAAAAGTGCCTCCTGCCCGACGGCCGAGAGATCACGCTCGGCCAGGAGAGGTTCTCCGCCCCCGAAGTGCTTTTCCACACCGACCTCATAG GGAGGCACAGCCTGGGCGCCCACATGATCGCCTTCCGCTGCGTCAGTTCCTGCGACCCTGCCCTCTGGAAGATTCTCTTCGACAACATCGTGCTGTCTGGCGGCACCGGCTCCTGCGTGGGCCTGAGGTCCCGGATGCAGAGGGAGCTGTGCGCGCTGGTGTCGCCTACGATCGCCGTGGAG GTGTCCACCTGCCCCTTTTCCAAATACGGTGCCTGGGTGGGCGGCTCCATGCTGTGCTCCCTCTCCACCTTCAAGGACATGTGGGTCACCAGCAAGGAGTACCAGGACCTGGGCTCCTCCGTGGTCTGCAGGCGGTCCTTCTGA